aaactgtCTGTTTTATAAAAAGAATGATTTTTATCACAGCCACTGTGTAACGTGAAGTCTGAGAGCACTTTAACTGACTGAATGGAAAGGATTAATCAGGCCAAACAAGTTCTGGCTGAAAACATAATGGACTTCTGCAGATAAGGATGCGTCAACAGTTGTCAGATCAATAACAGGAATTGATAAAGAGCAGACCGGAGCTGTGACTCATCTGCTTCAGTTGTTTTTCTAAAAGTGTTTACTGTTGTTTACCGTGTGTTGGATGTTTACGTAGGCATGAGCTGCTGAGGTCGAACAAGCACATCCAGGGAAGCAGTCGGCTCATGTGAGTTCATTGAAACCAGTTGCTATGTTTCTTTCTTGTGACTTTGTTATCAGTTGTTTCTCAACATTAATGCTGTGCTCACATGAGGCCAAATTTACATGAGCAACGATCCTGCCTCTTTTGGTTTAGTGGATACAACCAGAGTTTTAAATGGTTGgattttttctttgcatttgtgAACAATGATGCAAAACAGGaatctctgaaataaaaaatgtaacgaaaactgtttttaacatCTACTTCatacatttttccacatttaaacCATTTCGGGTTTTTCGACTTATCAAACTTTATGtataagtaaataaaatctTGTATTGCAATATGTCTGTAGTTGTGATGACTTTtggttgtgtatttattattggctttgtgtcttgtgtcgaattttaaactgtttttttcatacatttgcatagttttttttttcagaagtAGCAATTCTAATTCTGTTGAAATGCTTTCttgtacaatgacaataatgtctttcttttctattctattatttAATAAGCTAAAAACGCAATCAAAGCCTTAGGGTGTGATTTCACACAACCTGGCAACCAAACACTTGTTCTTTTTAATAgcttatactttatatataatacCATAATAAATAGTTGATAACTGATATTTGAGCATTAACAAAACAATTGACTCCAGTTTATAGGCTATTTATAAAGCAGGATTCATCACATAGTTGTGTTTTCTATTCATTTGGTCTGGACGTTTACATGTATTattttttgaaagtgaagtttaCATTGTCAGCAAACTTGCAgtgaaaagctgtttttcaaAGTTTGAGACTGTTGATTGTCCACTTACAGAGCGTGATGCTGAAACTGTGATCAATATGCTAATCGATGGCTGAGTGAACAGTCAACCTatccaaacaaacactgatatggTAATTTGTGCTGTTACTGTGATCAATGCCCCTgataaaaggtaaaaacaacCCCACCAAGTTTGAAATTCGGATTTGCTTTTAATCTGCTGATGGAGCATTTGATCTATTGATCGATCAGTCCTAGATGAACCAGTCAGACTGAGTATCAGACGTTAAATGATCAGCTGATCTTTTCTGAGTTTTGCTGATGCTGCAGTGGATGTATCTGCCCTGATTTAACAGTTATTTACAAACTCATTACAAATCACCCACAACATATACAGCTAATCTGGTGCAGTGCTTTATTTCCTAAACCTTATCAAAGACACTGATTGATCTGATCAGCTACCACAGGATATCACACACTTCCAAGACAGGGTGCAATTGTGTGATATGTAACAAAAGTCCCAAAGAAttaattatgtaaaaaaaaaaaaagacctcaACACTTCCACACAGTATTATTCTCCATGTGGATCTGAGTATAACATGTTTGCTGtcataaaatcaaaaaaaaaaattgttgaaCTGTGTTGCATATTTAGCCAACTTGcaattttcaatttgttttaactCCACCTTGTGGTGTCAGAGGAAAAGCACGTGAAGGACAAACTAGAGGGGCTTTCAGAGAGCATACCCCTCCACCAACAGTCCCCGAATGAAACCACTAGACTAGACactttacaaaaaacaataactgTACATGTTGCACAAGTCCTCCTGCTTATAGTATATTTTGTTtgcttatagtattttttttatcttttgcttAGAgtatacttttttattttatttttacatacattttttgtttttgtttataattgcactaacacaccacagcaaattccatGTATGTGCAATAAAACccgattctgattctgattaaaTTCTCTGGATCCAGATCTTTATTTGGTTCTGccccaaattacacacactcataaatatatttCCCTCTCtcgtcaagatccatgaattattctctgaaaacgGAAATGtggaaggaagtgaaaaaaatcaTTGTATCCGCCAATTGATACAGATCCAGTTCCTTTCTGACCCTGATGTCACATCCGTCCACCAAGTATCGCGGAAATCTGTCAAGTAtagtttgtgtaatcctgctaaataacagacaaacaaataaacagactgacaaacaaatgcatacgAAAACATCTCCTTGGTAGAGGTAATAACCACTaatacacatataaaacaatattgttCATTGCTCATTCAAAACTGTATTAAAATATTTGGTATCGCAGGGCTTTGCTCAAACACAGTGcaacatgtcagaaaacagaaaaaacgtAGAAAAATCCACAGAAttgtaatattaaataaaaattcttTCAGTCCTAACAAATGTTATACGATCCCGAGCTTTTAACACGATTGCACAGTCGCAGATGAATCTTAACTGGTCTGATCAGTGTTTGATATTTACATAGAGTTCATATTCTCCAGCAAACACACCAACAGTGATTTCTGTCCCTGGAATTGTGAAGTGCTTTATGGTGGTTACACACAATCCAGTGTTAGACTCCTCTTATCAGTGCAGTTCACCTACGGCCAGGAAACAGAGTAAGAGCAGGAGCAGCGTCTGTATGGAGCCTTTCGTTTCTGTTGCTGGGGAAAGGAAACATGTTGAGAGGGAAGTCAGAGACAGGAGGCATTTCCGCTTCAATACAAATTTGTTTAAGAAAATCACCCTTAATATAATTGTAATGGAAGCtatttaatgtaataatgtgtgttttaaattccCTCAGACAATCTGAAGTTTCAGATTAGGTGGTACAGTGTTACATCAAATTCATTCAGAATTGAACTgacaataattattaataatatgtaATGTTTGGGTGCTTACCATGTGAGGAGttttctggaaaagaaaaagacataaagTGAGATGTTTGACAAATCCTCTTTAACTGCTGTTcatttccattcacacacacacacacacacacacacacacacacacacacacacacacacacacacaggcatacgCACCTTCGATGGTGAAGGTGGTCTCCATGCCGGCGTGGATGTGATCAGTCACATGACAGTGGAGCAACCAAGTCCCTGGGATCCCGGCCACCATCTCCACAGTCTGGAAGGTCCCGGGGAAGAGGTCAAAGACGTCTGCACGGTGGACGCGGtccgtctgacacacacacacacacacacacacacacacacacacacacacacacacacacacacacacacacacacacacacacacacacacacacacacacacacacacacacacacacacacacacacacacacacacgcacacggtgCGTACAGTACAACAAAAGGgaacaaaaaagaggaaataaacacTTTCTGAGTGAGCAGATGAGGAAATACCAAAGTGATTTCAGAAAGTCGAGACATTGACAAGACCGAGCTTGTCTGCCTtctagtgccatccgacctctgcagcccATCCAGAATGTAGCAGTCAAGCTGCTACATTCTGGATGGtctactccgctcctccgctcccttcactggttaccagtggctaCCCACATCCGCTTCAAGACAGTAGTACTTGCGTACAGTGCTGGGAACGGATCaggcccagtctacatccaggacatggttaaaccttacaccccagtctgtccactccgctctgcatcggccaatcgacttgctgctccctcactgcgagttagtcactcaacaaaatcacgactctttgctgtcctggctccaaAATGGTGGAACAAGATCCCCATTGACAGctggacagcagaaagtctacacatcttccgccgcagactaaaaacacatctcttccgacaACACCTTGGTTAAGAtgatgatgtctaataaccatcatcaactctggtgtttatacaaaaaaatatatatatatcacatcaGCTAAATGATTTGATATGTAATGTAGAagtcattattatcattgttgCAGCCCCACTCCCAGATAAAACCAGTGGTATTTGTTTATAAATAATATTGCCTCACACtcttttattaaaagaaaataataataatcctttttCGTTGGTGTTGTAAGTTACCTTGTAGGTGAAAGTCTCAGCGTGGAAGTGAACGGTGTGCATGTCCACTTCGTTGCCCATTCCCAGTAGATACCAGTCGACCTTCTGGCCCTGCATCATCACCAGTCCATGGAGGTTACCGTACAGCTTACCATTGATCCCTTCAATATACACATTCAATTATAGAgattaacacacactcacatcatcAGACAGAGAATCACACTCAAACAATTTTCAGAAAGGAAAACCAGTATCACAGATCTTCCTTTTACATGTTGACACCAATCCCAACTGGAGTGTGGCTAGCCGACCCAAGCCCACTGGGAGCCATCAACCAAGTTCAGACAAAAGATTTGAAATCAGATCACGTTGGCTGGGCTATCCATTTGATTTTTGACACTACACATGTCTGTAATCCGGGAACACATCAGATTTGGTTTGGTTTCGGACACAAAACAGAGGTTTGGGTCGAGCTAGGTTAGTTTTGTCTCAAATAGGAGCAGCACTCATAATTTCTCATGAAAATCCATAAATCTTCATTTTTATAATAGATTAGATGGTTCTTTTtacaccccctcctcctttttcttatCTCTCACCGTGCATTTTGTTACTTTCTTCAAAGTCATCGTCGTACGTGACGGCATCGGGCTCGACGCCGAGGTACGTCCTGATGTTGTCGTCCAAGTACCAGGACTGGTTTTCATCATGCACCATAAAGAGCAGAGCAAACTCCTTCTCCACGTCACCCCTCTGTCTGTCGGGCCCCCCCTCGCCGCGCCGCAGAGTCCCGGGCCTGCATATCACCAGAGGCCCCAACAGACCACTGTACAGATCCTGAACATAAACAAAGGAAGCTGCTCTGTCACAAGCATGCAGTAAATCTTCTAcccaaagaagaaaacacttcCTTACAACAGCAACACGGTGAATCATGATGTGACTGTGATTGTCTACGGAGTGTATGTACCTTAATGAAATCAACATTGGAGTAGTAGGCGAAAGAGATGCAGTTAGGATCCGAGGCCCCTGGACCAGATCTTACAGGAACATCCCAGGTCAACTCGAGTATGTGACCTGAAGACAAGAGAACACAGGACAAACAAAAGTCAATCCAACTTTTGTAAGAAAACTTTGAACTTAACTTATTTTATTCCAATTTTACTCTCACCAGGTTTGACAGGAATGTGCGCGCCACTGGCTCTGACTCCATGTGCACCAATCGAGTATTCACGACTGGCTTTGTTCTTGAATGAGATCACGATCTGCTCTCCCACTTCTGCTTTGATTATTGGTCCTACAGGGGACGAGAGAACACACGTTGTCTTCAgccttttctgtcttttccaccaaacaacacaaagtgcaGCTGAATTTACCCATAATTTCCAGGTGCTGTTGACTGGGCAGCCGTTTCTTCTGAACCCTGAAGGTGTCGTCTGTGTATTCTCTGTACACCACCTTCTTATAGCGTGATCCAATGCTGTTCGTCCCTTTCTCCACAAAAGTGCTGCCTGGACTGGGAGACATGTGCCAATTTGCTCCCATTAACAAACAGCAATAAGTAATGCTACTAATCACATGCTCCGGCTCTGACACTGAAATGCATCATCCTACAATTATCAtgctcgtacacacacacacacacacacacacacacacacacacacacacacacacacacacacacacacacacacacacacacacacacacacacacacacacacacacacacacacatacacacacacacacacacacacacacacacacacacacacatcgatcATTGACAATTACCTGTCCCCTGATGTGACCTGGTGCTTCTCCAGCTCCCAGGTTCTCTCGGGTGAGTAATCCCACTCGATTTCTTCAGCACTGATGAAATACTCCACAATCTTAGTtggctgtgtgtgggtgtggttgtgtgtgtgcttcactTGACGTCTTGGGCAATAGTCGACTCTGTACTGCTGCCTCATGCCAGCTGAGTAGTGGTCAGTCACTCTGCAGCTCACTTCATACACACCTGACAGAGGAATGGAAAGAGGTGAAGGTAAGGTAAGATAGGGTAAGATAAGGTAAGATATagaaaaaaggcaaaatatGCTTTCAATGACACGATACGACATAACAAGATAAtgcctctttttttaattaaaagagaCGCTGATGcaattttgaacattttaaccTAGTTAATTTTTGTgggaaaaacaaagataaatgtttattaaaggcaggtttctttttttttttaactactcTAACATTCAGCATATTTGACTAGTTTACAGCATCCACAATGACACGTTGACACTTAATCTGTTTCTGTCTCCGGATTTGTTTTTGAGGTTTGTGAGAGCAGACGTCATTCGAATGGGAGAAAGAACATTCCACCAACCCAAACAGCCAACAAACATCCCATGAATCATATAAATTCAACAGAAAGCTTTGAACTGTTTGCATAGTGGTTATTGATGATTCCCGTTGTTAAGTGTTGGGTTTGGTGTGGCAGTCAGAGGACACATGGCATATGAAGGAGGAAATGTGCTTTGAGTGAATGTGAAGAGTAATATGACTGACCAGGGGTGTTGGGCTGCATGGAGACACTGGCAGTGGTGTGAGGGAACAGGTTGACAGTGTCACGTGTTGTGCTCTGCTTGTTGAAGGTGttcccttcaaaataaacaccATGGATGTCCACCTCTGTGCCCAGCCCGAAGGTGTACCACCAAACTTTGTCCCCGGCGCACATCTCAAGTCCGGCAAGGTTCCCGTACATGCGTCCGTTCACAGCTTTAAATGATCGAGAATatttaaacaggaaaacacacatcaaaagTAGGAACTGTACTGAAATTATCGTACTAATGGTATGAGAGCTACtataagaaatatttaaatgagatAAAACGACACACTCTTAGCCAAACACACTGTTTACCGTGCATATTATTGCTCTCGATGAAGTCCTCATCATCTATATCTGACTCGTTTCTGCCAAATCTCTGAATATTCTCCTCCAAGTACCAGCTCATGTTTTCATCCATGATAGAAAAGAGCAGGAAGAACTCCTTGTCCACATCTTTCTATGAAGCAACGCACAAACAGAGGTGACAATAAGGACACTGCCGCAGCTGCAGGTAACAGCACGAAAACTAAAAACGTATCAAGATGTTTTAGACTCTTAAACGCATCTTTGAACATGCAAACATCAACGACTATATTGTCTTCTCAGCATTTTATCCTCAGCCTCATTATTTTATCTGCAAAG
The Hippoglossus stenolepis isolate QCI-W04-F060 chromosome 15, HSTE1.2, whole genome shotgun sequence DNA segment above includes these coding regions:
- the hephl1b gene encoding ferroxidase HEPHL1 isoform X2, giving the protein MDIASGLIGALLTCKKGTLKETKPESVTDSARNDVDQDVFLMFYIVDENLSWYLEDNIQSLSDPDGVEDDEEFKESNLMHAINGYMFGNLPGIKLCQDRAVAWHLFGMGNEVDIHSAFFHGNTLLDRGHRTDVLSLFPATFATAEMVPRARGKWLLTCQVNDHLQAGMQAFYEVKSCDSEASTAAAGGIVRNFYLAAEKVLWSYAPSEKDLINNVSLTEADRASEMFFGRDGGRLGGKYVKVIYKEYTDNTFTVVKSPDPGHLGILGPVLRAEEGDTIRVTFMNKADRNYSIQPHGVHYDKLSQGSSYEDGVDKPGSHVGPGERFVYTWQVLEGPSPSDSLCIPYLYYSATDPALDTNSGLVGPLLVCKRGALTENGTRKDVDKEFFLLFSIMDENMSWYLEENIQRFGRNESDIDDEDFIESNNMHAVNGRMYGNLAGLEMCAGDKVWWYTFGLGTEVDIHGVYFEGNTFNKQSTTRDTVNLFPHTTASVSMQPNTPGVYEVSCRVTDHYSAGMRQQYRVDYCPRRQVKHTHNHTHTQPTKIVEYFISAEEIEWDYSPERTWELEKHQVTSGDSPGSTFVEKGTNSIGSRYKKVVYREYTDDTFRVQKKRLPSQQHLEIMGPIIKAEVGEQIVISFKNKASREYSIGAHGVRASGAHIPVKPGHILELTWDVPVRSGPGASDPNCISFAYYSNVDFIKDLYSGLLGPLVICRPGTLRRGEGGPDRQRGDVEKEFALLFMVHDENQSWYLDDNIRTYLGVEPDAVTYDDDFEESNKMHGINGKLYGNLHGLVMMQGQKVDWYLLGMGNEVDMHTVHFHAETFTYKTDRVHRADVFDLFPGTFQTVEMVAGIPGTWLLHCHVTDHIHAGMETTFTIEENSSHATETKGSIQTLLLLLLCFLAVGELH